GGCAGCCTGGGATGAGGTAAGAAATTATAGGACTCGTTATGAGTATGAGGGGAATGCTCTCAATCACTCATTAAGGAGCTAAATCATGGAAAACCTAAACGTAACACAGTCTGTAATCAATCAATGCACTCACATTCCTCAGCTATTGAGTATCAAGGACGTGGGTGGCTACACTGGTCTTAGTCGTTCTACAATATACGAGCTTATCAATGAAGAGTCTGATCGTTATGACCCAACATTTCCAAAAAAAGTACAGCTCACGAAAGTAAGGGTAGTATGGGTAGCGAGTGAGATTGCAGAATGGATTAATGCTAAGATTGAAGCAAGGTAAGCTTAGTCAGTAGATCAATCGTTTCACTAAAATGTGAGACGGTCATTCTTATGATAGATTTAGCTATTCTGTAGGTCGGATTGGCTCATATTCAATCAGACATGTGTATATGATATATTTGAGGTTGTGAAATAGGCTCTGACAAATATAATTGTCTCAACTTCATTTACGCAGCATTCTTTTTAATACACCACCGTGCTGTACTTATTCAATGAAACCAAGACCGGAGCAAGAGGAAGCAATGACAGAGATTAATGGAAAGCGGTTATGCTATCTTTATGAGGCTGTAACTATGGGTACGATCCGGGCTGCAGCAGATAAGCTCAATATTGCTCCCTCGGCCATCAGCCGGCAAATATCTCTGTTAGAAGAAGAATTAGCATGCATTCTTATTGAACGGCATCGCAAAGGAGTAACGCCGACAGAAGCTGGTATTATTCTCTTACATTTTTATCGGGAATCACTCTCCGCTGAAGAGACTTGTATTTCCAAATTACAGGCGTTGTTGGGATTACAGCGGGGTCATATAAAGCTAGCAGTGGGTGATGGTTTTGTTGGGGATTTGATGTTGGGCCCATTATCTGAGTTTGCCCGCTTATATCCGGCGCTGACACTTTCAATCAGTATTGGTGGATCAAACGAAGTGATTCGTCAGGTTGAAGAAGATGAAGCGCATATCGGACTAGTGTTCCATACCAGCAGTCATCCGCGCATTCGCTCACAGGTTGTCAGTCGTCAGCCAATGTATATTATTATTTCGCCCGATCACCCGTTAGCTGATCGAAAAAAACCAGTGCAGTTGAAGGAGCTTTTAGAATACCCAGTAGGGCTGGCTGAAAGTCGTTTTGGCGTACGTCAGTTACTGGCGATGGCCGAATTTCAACAAAAGATTCGCTTTAACCCTATTCTAACTACTGACTCATTCTCTGTACTAAAGAATTTTGCCCGCTCAAATATGGGATTTACTTTTCTACCGTATTTTGTAGTGTCCAAAGAAGTGAAAGAAGGACATTTGATAGCAATCCCTATAGACAATACGCTACTGTCAAGCGGTGAAGCTCATATCGTAACTCGGTTGGGTCGTCATCTATCCCAAGGCCCGCATGAATTACTACAGCATCTGAAGTCATGGATGAAAGATTTGTAAGCGGCCAGCGCCCAGCAACATCGAGTTGCTGGACGCTGTTTTGAATCACCGATGAGCACTTTATGAGCGTAAATATTTTTCATACGCAGCTACGCTCATTTTTTATATTAAACGACAGTTATTAAATTTGATTTATCAAAGCTGACTTATTATATATAGCTTCGTATCACAACTTCTTAAAGTAGCCATTGTGCAATGATAGCTGATCCCAAGAAAGTGCCAGTAAAGGTGAGCAAGGCAACCACTGCAATTTTGAATCCGGATTTTTTAAACAGATTCACCTCCATTTGCGAGATTGCAAAGCCTGCATAGGCAAGCACAGGGGTAATGAGTTGTAATACGCCCAACTTGTCTGTTTCTACTAAGACATATTCACTCATTGGAAACTGTGGCAAAGATATCAAAATAGCTACAATCGATATCCAAGCAATAGCAGGGACATTGACAGGAATAACTTCCTTTAATAAGACGCCAACGATACAACAAGCGAACAGAATTAACATGGCAGGTAGAGCAGAAATCGGATTGACGCCTTGTCCTACCCAATTACTTAGTAATAGGACGATACAGATCACTGCTAACAGAGATAAAGACTGCTTTACTGATAAAATAGACTGCTCTGGTATCTTTAAACCAAAACCTGTTTTTGTAGCGGTGGTAGTGTCATTATTCTTCTTAAACTTACTAGTAACTTTATATAAAAATTCTGTAACTGGTAGGGCAACAAATAAACTGACGAATAGCCCTGTGGCGTAAGTTAGTAGGTTAGAGGTCGCTGCAAACGCAGTAATAGTTTCCGCTTGAGCAGGTACCGTTTCTGCGAGCGCTGCCGAACAAGCACCCATCATACTACCACTACCAATACCACAAGCCATTGCCAGCGCACGAATATCCATGATATCCATAGAGGCAATAATACCCGCCATTAATGAGAAGTAAATCGCGCCAAACAAAGTACCCATTACATAGACACCCATTACACCGATACCTTCGGCGCTCTGAAGTCCATACTTATCAGCAATTAGCGCAATATTAGGTTCACGAGCAATTGAGTGAGTAGCACCAATAGCCTCTCTCCCCATTCCAAACACTAATACCGCAATGGGTAATGCTATGAAGGCA
The sequence above is a segment of the Psychrobacter sp. PL19 genome. Coding sequences within it:
- a CDS encoding DUF3100 domain-containing protein, whose amino-acid sequence is MNNTTVLSSTMTKHLFDWKLHLLVIIASLLAEWIGIIKIPIGIGTLVLLPLLYAFIFTILLNPNVIPSMKAVISKDRAKFASYAVLLSIMPFIAKFGVGVGPKVEEIIAAGPALLLQELGNVATAFIALPIAVLVFGMGREAIGATHSIAREPNIALIADKYGLQSAEGIGVMGVYVMGTLFGAIYFSLMAGIIASMDIMDIRALAMACGIGSGSMMGACSAALAETVPAQAETITAFAATSNLLTYATGLFVSLFVALPVTEFLYKVTSKFKKNNDTTTATKTGFGLKIPEQSILSVKQSLSLLAVICIVLLLSNWVGQGVNPISALPAMLILFACCIVGVLLKEVIPVNVPAIAWISIVAILISLPQFPMSEYVLVETDKLGVLQLITPVLAYAGFAISQMEVNLFKKSGFKIAVVALLTFTGTFLGSAIIAQWLL
- a CDS encoding LysR family transcriptional regulator, whose protein sequence is MTEINGKRLCYLYEAVTMGTIRAAADKLNIAPSAISRQISLLEEELACILIERHRKGVTPTEAGIILLHFYRESLSAEETCISKLQALLGLQRGHIKLAVGDGFVGDLMLGPLSEFARLYPALTLSISIGGSNEVIRQVEEDEAHIGLVFHTSSHPRIRSQVVSRQPMYIIISPDHPLADRKKPVQLKELLEYPVGLAESRFGVRQLLAMAEFQQKIRFNPILTTDSFSVLKNFARSNMGFTFLPYFVVSKEVKEGHLIAIPIDNTLLSSGEAHIVTRLGRHLSQGPHELLQHLKSWMKDL
- a CDS encoding helix-turn-helix transcriptional regulator, with product MENLNVTQSVINQCTHIPQLLSIKDVGGYTGLSRSTIYELINEESDRYDPTFPKKVQLTKVRVVWVASEIAEWINAKIEAR